A stretch of DNA from Montipora foliosa isolate CH-2021 chromosome 4, ASM3666993v2, whole genome shotgun sequence:
TTCCAAGGCTCAAAGACATAATCCGTGGGCAGGTCTTTAACTTCAGGTACATATTTCCTGCATGGGGAGaaacattgtttttatttggttGTTTGTAATAGCCATCGCTGTTTCCACATTGGCAATGCCAAAACCAATGAGATAAGCAATGCTAAATGTGTCTGACCTAGTTTCCACTGTATGCCCTGTACACATTAATTTTATCTCAGAAATTTATTTACTAATAGATTGTCCCCAATGTGATTGTTTGTAAAACAATTACGTTGTTTAATATAAGGTGATTCCCAAGAAATAAAGCTTGCCATACAGTGTAAACTTTGCACAGTGTTGTTACATGTTAAGGAGATGATAAAACTGTgataaaaaaggggggtcaccgaaCTTGTTCCCATGGTACGACACTGACAAATATATCAATAGCTATTTAAGCCACTTTGGCAATTGCCACACAATCCCAATATTGGACAAATCAGACTAGCTcaattttataaatgtaatccCCGATGTAACGCAGAGCCTCGTGTCGTTCTATGGTCAATTCACATATGTACCtcaaaaatgtatttgaatgcctttgtgagtaCTTCACACTCCAAAATAGaatacaattttatgaaattgccaaagaACTGGCCATAGATTTATGCTGACTTTTTTACAACTGCGTGAAGACAGCATTCCCatcaaaaatatgaaacaaaaaatgggggtcaccataCTTGTTCAGGAGataatagccattccttgagaGATTAAGCTGGGCGTCAATGAAAAAGCACCATTTTATCGcaccaatgacgcaagaaattatacACAGTAGGGAtgtgcaatgcaaaaccagggaatcaccttataTGAGGTTATTTACATAAATGTACAGTTGTCAACTTCAATGTCGCTATTATTATACAGTTGTACCTGGTGTACTCTCCCTTTGGATCTATCTTCTTCGCAGTTTCAACAGGGCAAAAGATAGGCAATCTGTTTTGATCAAAAGCACTTCCAGAAATCCACAGCCAGCTCCCTGCATTCAGGCTCCACTCAGCATCCAACTGCAGCTCTCCAAAGACCTGATAATGTGTAGTAATATTATCAGCTCATTCAATCATGCAGTGAAGACAGAGAGTAAGCAAATGTAACCTATGGCAATCACCCAAAAGTTCATGTGGCTGTTGCAGAAGAGGGCAATTTTCTGGCCAAAAGAACTGTCCACCTGATACTTACCTTTTGTTAACCACCACTTTTTGCACATTTGGTGAAGGTTAGTGCACAATTCTATGACCAGATAAGGATGTGGACACTACATGTAATGCTGTTCCTCACAATAAATATACCGGTACCTCTTTGTACAATAAACAAGTTCTTGTCTTTGACTAGAAAAATCAAGTGCAAACAATGATGTGGTCAGAAAACATCCAGGGAAATCCTTATGTTCGTAAGGCAATCTTCATAAGAAAGGGTTACAGTCCTTACATGAATTTGATGAAATTACTAAGGCTGCCCTTTCTcttcaggccttctgatattacgcgatggtgcgatttcgcacaattgacctcaaatcgcatccgatcgcacaattcacgaaaaatcgcacaaaattcataaaatgaaacataaatcaacacgtttcttagaaaattctgcataaatacgccatttttaagatcaccttcgatttcgtaaacattggaagttcaaggctttatttttcatgtcggggacctggtacgagtctccttctattggtgcaacacgaACACGTcattatatacacaccactgaaatgacacagttgccttctcttatagaagagatttgtgaaaaataagcgaagttgtaagtttttcggcaaaatgtagtttctttcgttgaaaactgataaaaacttactcatggataagtttgttgtgaaaacgcttgctttttcttcgacgaagaaggaagttcccaccttctgcccaatctgacagctcacgatcgagcaagaaagtacctcacaggccACGTAcactccacgtggacgatggactgatgtttttctcgtcgtgcaatattagggccttttatacaagagaaaataagccgcagctggctctggccacggtgtacaaaatacgcaaaaggaactatttatacgaatatatattcccaggtcaatataagccgcagCTTGacaaagacgtgaacgtagattttgtaccatttatacggggtgaacattcgagtcttctgtaagccgcggccagagaaagccgcggcttattttctctcgtataaatgggggtatggccctattgtgattgaccatcttcggaagttcgtggtggacgagcaccttgatcattcatttgacatgttagctgtgtcctttcaacttttaacgtggtgcaccggcagtgcagaagacctcattttttttatttatcccaactaatgtcgatcgagatacataattactgttcctttgtgttcaaaatgtcttaagggcagcaaaaaaagtgtttttcttaacctgaaaccttataaaacaagcttaaaattgctgagaaaaaaatcgcataatttacattatttatcgcataatttgcCTTTCTAAtagcacaatctgccctgaaaaaatcgcgtaatttgcattttttaatcgcaccctatcagaaggcctgtctCTTTGATCATCTGAAGACTCTGAGTCTACCCAGAGTTCCACCCATAACTTTCATGCTGTGTTACATATCAGCCATTAGTATTTAAAGGTTTCTTAAAATGACTATACAATTGTATATAGACCTCAAACTGTAGTGGGGAATACGGATCTCTTTGATACAACTTCTGACTTCACAACTACCAGGAACATCTTCGACCTTACTTGTAAAATAGTCTTAACAAGCAATGCTTTGGGTAGGGTCGTAACTCTttttgaacactatatttcattggctgtatagtgtccTACTTCCTATTATtgtctgtgctaaatccattattatctttgttcattctattgttcttgtggccaatcctgaagctcGCTCAATGAGGTACAGTGTACAACACAACCCAAAGCTTTGGTTGTCTAACACATCATTACAGTCTACAATACTAGAGGCCACAATGTTCACTTGGCAATCTGAATATTCTTCACCTTGAAGCCTTCCTCCCAGCTGATCCACATGCAACCTTGTGTCAGGAAAGACCCAACAATTTGCCGCGCTAAGGATGGAATCCATCCCTCCTGTTGCAACTGCCGCATAATGGCATCAATAAATGGAAAGCCTGTCTTGCCCTGAAGGATAGAGATATTATAATAGACATCACCATCAAGAACAATCATGAAGCTGTATTTAATACCACTTAATAGTGATTGTCAAGATGGTATGGTACTTCcagtgacgatgatgatgatgatgatgatgatgatgaccattATATAGATAAAAACCACAGTAGCAAGAAAatggtgatgacgatgatgatatcCACCTACCATTTTCCATTTCTCTACAGCAACAGCATTTTCTTCCCAGTTGATTTGCAAGCACAATGGGTTATTCTCCCTTTGGTTCAGAGTTGGATTGTTGCTACCGAGGACAAAATGGAAATCCCTCCTCAAAAGCCATGAGAACAGTGACAGTGGAGGCTTTTGATTTCTTGCCTAAATAATAGTTCAAATAAAACATTCACCACAAATTTAACACAAATTAATAACTCTAGCAATGGGAAATCATACCCAGACCACAAGCTGTGCATGACAAAAAGTAACATTTTCTGCCTTATCCATTCCTATGCAAGTGGAAAAACAAACTGTCTTATGACTAACATGCTGCTATTTTCTTGAGGAGCACACAGCTGCAGGGTTGCAGGAATTGCTGGCCATGGGAGCATTACTTGGTCGAGGGGCTGGCTCGCTGATTGGCCTCCAGTGGAATCCCCTGGACATGTAACAGGTACCCAACCTCCACTTACCGATGCAGTTGTTAAATTGTGCAACATAAACAGAAAATTTATGatggaaatgttttttttttaggcaGAAATGTGCATCAGATTATGGCTAAACAAATTTAAGACAGGCAATTGCCcacaaggtacatgtatttatcaAGGCTACTGGTAATTGAATAGATTTTGCCAGCGTATTTGAATGGCTACCAAATGAATTATGATGCACACTGTAATAGCCATTTATCCCCTCTCCAAGATTGATGATCCatggaataggccatttgcacCAAGAGGTCAAGTGACATAGttttcatgaaaatgaaagctatatgattttgccttcgaaaaacGATTAGTGGGTCATATCTTAAAcataataatagtgatttggtttttcaaacctgcaccattttcttaaaattagtaAGTTCctcgctggtcacgtgaccgaaatgtgatttttaaaattatgaattacttcTTTCTGAACACAAGCTTTGCACTTAAACTTCAAGGAGgatgttgaaaaaattatgtGCTAACGTTTACAGCACATCTGAGCGTAACTATTAAacgtttaacaagatataagcaaaaagtagttttggccgccatattggagggcaagagtatgccctccaacatggtggccaatgCAAATCATActgctttgttgaaaaatcgaagtgccataaaatatcttccttaaatgcgtttcctctcaaatttcgggTGTAAGCTAATTTTTATGTGCTCTGTCAATTTTTTGCATCTGCAAGATTCCAACTCATTGTTTAAAGGAAGCAATGGTCACgagacctcttagtgcaagtggcctattaagTGTCAGCAACAGAGTAGAATGCTAGAGAGAGCTTTCTTGCCTAATGTTCAAATTATATTCTTGACAGCAAGATTGgagttactgtacatgtagtaaaATTAGTTTGCTAGTGGGATTTGTTCAAATACTTCAAATGAGAATGATAATAAATTACTACCATTTGCATCCATCCTTGAAGCGAGACAAATTTTGCGTgaagttttactttttaaaTGTCAATGGTTTGTCCAGTTATGTGTCAattttgaccaatgaaacgtGGGCGgtttatgtcttaaaattgACAACGTTTTTGGCGGCATACCAGGATGTTTTGTTCACATGCTCTCaaagttttcaggtttttcGTTAGAGCGTTCCGATTTTGCTTGACCGCCCTTACAACGTCTCTGCCAGTTTTgcaatggagacaaaaaaattcaaagtttaCAAGTTTGGAAGAGATAAATTACCATCCAGGAGTTGCTCCTAAAACACGGAAGAATGTGTGTGTAGAATGCCGAAGACACAGAAATATTTCCCCTTCAATCTTTCTAGTTTCACTTTGGTTTCAGCAGGTATCTCCTCTTGGTAAAGCATACCAAATtccatattttgtctttttggaaACTCACAAGAGATAGATGTTTATAACTCTTCCAGACTCCATGGAAGATTCATAATCTCCACTCTCACAGAAAACATGAAAACTTCAAGAATGTGTGAACTAAACATGCTGGTATGCTGCCAAAAACATGGTCAATTTCACGACGTAACCGCCAAtgtttcattggtcaaaagtgacacATAACCAGACAAACTGTTAATGCTTTAAAGGTAAAGCTTCGTGCAAAATTAGTCACACTTCaaggatggacacaaatggtaGTATCCATTCACTGATAAGTGACAATTAAAATAAGACTATAACTTTACGTACACTCCTACAAAAACACGAATGGCATGACTGTATACATACAATTTGGTATGTTTCTGACAAAGCATGGTAATATGTCCTTGGAGAGAGGCACCCAAATCTAAGGTATGGACTAAGCCTGTCTGTGAATCCATGAAGGAATACTTCACTTGCAGAGTCCACTTGGAAATCAACATCCACCATCTAAAAACATTACAGGTGAACAATAAATACACGTAGACAGATTTGTTCAAAGCCAACCATCTCCACTCAAATGCTTTTAACTCAGATCTTGTTTGATGCAAACATAAATAAtgaatatttttattgacagcAATATTTTTCACCATTTTTGCCTCAACATTTGATTTTTGTCTGCTGCCAACTGTACAGGAAGTTAGCAAACTGTCAATATTTTCAACCATTACAAATGAGCTGTGATGTGCAGGCCATGTATATGGAAAGCTATCAATTCCCTGATTTTGCAGTAAAAACCCTTTGCATTCACGTTTTGGTTGCTTTAAAAGTTTCTAAATAAAAATGGTCAAATGTTTGTTTCTATGGAACAGATTCTTTATATctatacaaaatattttatttcatgtgCACTTTAAATTAAGCCAAgggttttgtttgtctttgtttttttttcttttttcactggATGACAAGAGAATACGAAGTGGAAAATGCTGATCATAGAGAAGTCAAAACTTCATTGGCTATGCATGGTATGAAATTGCAGTGTTCATAAAGTGCCAAAGCTCTTTGAGTCTGAATCACTTGGAAATCACAGTTTCCACAAAAGCTGGGAGGAACCTTGACTAAAGGGGGTCTAAGTTTACCAGTCAAAGAGTCGGCTTCTACAGTCATGTTATCGTTTCACCCTTTGCCTTCTAAGGGTGACactgacagattttactctgtctaacaccacaagattttacttgtcaatagggTCCATTTCAGGGGTAAAAGGATATATCTCTAGGTTTATCTTAGCTGAGGTTTATACCCAAGACCCTACACTCTGCAGCCAGTTCTCTCTTTCATTATAAGAAGTTGCCCATGTCTTAGAGGTTCTATAATAGTAGCAGAAAGCTCTACAAATCTTCCACTCAACATGCAGCATACATAAATGTACAGGTACCTCTTGAAGGAATATGTCTAACTTCCGCAAGGCCTCTGACTCTCCACCAGGCCAAGTCTCCTGGCATGAACCCTTGGACCTTTCAATGCCCAGATCCTCGACTGATGGTATGCGGCAGTCCTCAAACATGTTCTTTTTGGGCAAAAGGGAAGCCAGCATATCATGACTTACTGTTCCCACAGGCGTTTCCGGTGGACCCAAGGTAGAAACAACATCAAGAAAGCTGTCAAATAGCTTTGGGGTCTCATTGTTGTTTGCCTTTATGACACCGTCAACATCATACAGAGTATGTGAAGTACAAGACACCACTTTCACTCCCACACTCTCAGCAAGATGAGTAATAACAGCATCTCGCTGTCTACTAAATGGCTCACTCTCACTCTCAAATGTTAGCTTGGTGATGTGCAAACATTTGATCAGCTTGGGTATGATTTCAGCAGGGTATCCCTGCACAACAAGCAGTTTAGAACCAATGCTTCTTAGACTGTGGTCCAAATCCTCTAAACATTCAATCAGGAAATTCCATCGGTTTGCAGAGATGTTTGTATCAGGGATAACAGGTGGTAGAATGTACACGGCAAAAAGACATGCGCTTCCTTTGATTGCCTCACACAAGGCTGGGTTGTCATGAAGCCGTAAATTTTTACGGAACCAGTGAAGTGCTGTGTTTGGTTTCGTGTCATCCATCACCTCActgtaaaaagaaattattacaCGTAGATGTTTTTTAAACTGTAAAACAGAATCTAGCGATAGAATGACCAATCTTTAGAAATAATGCAGGCAAGCTAAAAAAGTAGCAAGCAGGAAACTAGacatggaaaggaaaggaactatATTTAAGTATCAAGTCCTTCTGGTGCAGGAGCACTAATTATATTGGGAACactgtcaactgaaattaacaatcaactcaaaccacgtaaaaatatattaatgttggtttttgagaaaaggggaaaaccggagtacccgagaaaaacctctcaacacagagtagagaaccaacaaactccacatatgacgccaagtctgagAAATGAATACAGGCCGCATTGGTGGGGGATTcgagtgctgtcaccactgcTCCATCCCTGCACCCAACTGGTATTGCATGCATGCGTTGAAAGGAAATAGATTTCCCTTTCCTATCAGCTAACACGTAAATACAATTGTTTCGTTAAAACAAAGAGTTTTCATTTTAGTCTACACACTACCATGATTATGTGTTTACAAAGCATAAACATTCAATTATGTCTAGGCATGGTTGCCCAAATGTAAGCTGGTCATCACAGACATGGTTCGGAAAttttcaaagacaaagacaatcAGGCATACCCATTTGTAAAGTATGTTTGCTCTGGTTTTTCTCAAAGCTAAATATTCACCACTTAGAAGGAATTGCATGGGCTCATTTACATAAAATGCAGCTACCAAGGAAAGCTGTTTTTTCCtcacattaattaattttgaggACGAGCTCTGCTGAGATCATCACACCACTTTCTTACCGAATAATGATGTCCTGAGAAAGCGTCTTGAAAAAACTAGGCAGCGCTGCACGTGAAATTCCTTAGTTGCATAACGGCGGAAGTAATCCGAGCAGTTAGCACGCGACACTTTTCTTACATAACTGAATCAACGATGTGGCCCCACACTAATTTTAACCTAACACGACTTAAGATACTTCGTTAGTACACAAGTACATTTCTTACTGTCAGAAATAAACGTCAAGGAAAACACCATGCTAAGTAAAAACTCTAATTCAAACGCTTACATCGTCTGTTTACTTCCGTTACGCATGCATGGATCGATGccaagcaacaaaaaaaattaaattgtgcAGTGACATGCTTCTACCTGTACACTGGCACGTCCAGCAAGGTCAAAATAGTTAATTAAACCAATTTCATTACACCGAGTTATATCATTTCCTGGTCACAACTTAGTTCATGCATATTCACCGCTGCAGAAGGTTACATTTCACTCGAGAAAGCAATACGGTAAAAATACTGCAGTTAGTGGCTATTTGTGCGGGACCCGTACACCCACCTTCGGACCTATATGAAATTGCTGTTCTCTTTTTCACATAGCCTAAGCTGTCTACCTTTCAATACAACTAACATTTCCTTTCCTACCCTGAGTTCTCCCGACAATGTAGCAAATCGTCGCTGTGAATATTTTTGCAGCGTGTATATTGAACAAAAAACGTGAAGAAAATGTAAGTGATCCTGATGTTTTGATGTCAATTTTTACTGGCTGAAAGACCGTCAAATTGTAGGGGTAAAAAACGTGACCAGCAATCACGCGAAGGCTGTGCTTGTTactggttttttatttttatttttttactgggtttccctatggcaatcccagtctaaAAATGgatggcatttgttcggtgttattttttttttcttccgtgtcggtataagtcttgcctgtcactcccctggtaagtggtatctttgtgcatagagccttctgcgcgtattttcttaggattgagagggtagtggaactgcgtagatttctctggtggacacagtagaatcattaacttagcctgcaatggcgtcgaaagtcatgtaacgcgaatggcgttttactggatccttaaacaaaatatacccttatggagctcaataatggaaagtcagttggataaactacgcaggcggtctaaaccaacacctggaatctcaaaagcgacgagtaatggacttcgacagcaatctgtcgcccgtcgagcagaaatcaaagtgagctgcatttctaaaataatatttaccaagtgtgctgttatgtagaacactgaaaccaaatggaaaattctctggtaacttatgggttcaacaaagacagagaacgaatcgaataCCTTAAGTgaatctgtgatcaactctgcacagtcttcaggtaaaaagaattggaaatgtgacagccaagaattattcaGCCAAGAATTATTATTAAGATTGATTCGGTTGAGCCCTGAGCCGAGTTCACCAAAACGAGGCTTAGGAGGCATCGCTGGATCTAAcgaagctgtaagttgttagcTAGGTGTTCGAAGGTTTCTGGAATTGtttactgttttattaaattgaggATCGGTTGACGTAACGTATAGTTTGAAGACctgttctgttgtaaaaatGGCGGCGAGTTTTGCAGTTACTTTGAGTCAGGACGATATTCCAGGAGCATCTCTAGAGGGAAGACACCCAGCAGAGCTCAACAACGATGCCCTGAGGTTTTGGCTAAAATGCAGGGGAGATAAATGCAAAGGGCTGAAAACAAAGGCTCAACTGTTAAAACGGTAGGTTTAATTAAATGTTTATTTGTTGGAGAGCCAAATAACGGTGGTAATCTAAACTTCTTCTGTTGAGCGAATTACGTAATATACCATTGTTCGGTTTCGATATCTGACTAAAAAAGACTCGACAATTTTTCTCCAGGGTTGATGAATATATAAAATCGGGGTTAGAAGACGCGATAGTCGATCCAGACCCAGACTTAATTTACACGAAGAGGAAAATCGCTAGAGAGCAAGCAAGGAGCAGCCATGATACTGTAGCAAGCACTTCTATAAACGCCAGTTCTACCTATGtttctcagcgtcaagggaagaTAAAGGTCAACTTTCCGTCGAGTGGATGGGGGaactcactgcagaaaatgcctTTTTTCTCCCGTGCCGAGATGGATAAATTTGTTGCACTTACTGGAAAGAGTTTGGGCTGTGCCGGTAAGAAATCTGTTCCAACCGGGCTCAAGAAAGCTACAACATTTCTAAAGGATGAATATCTTAAGGAAATTGAAAGCTACAGTGACCAAATATACTTTTTTATGCGTTGTAAATGTTACCACTCCTTTCGAAAAAACGATCCCCCTCATAATGTATTTTTAGCATTATGCATTGTCTCAGGTGAAGTGAAAGATTCCAAATGCTCATGTGTTGCGGGTTCCTTGGGCTACTGCAATCATTCTTTAGCCTTAATGCTGAAGGCTTGTAAATTTAGTCTATATGCGTCCCAAAATACTAAAGACTTAGAACATGAAGGTGATCAGATCCCAGAGCGAGCATGCACCTCAAAACTTCAAACTTGGCATCAAAAAGGTCGCGGCGAAACCATCTATCCTCAGCCTGTTATGGATGTCGTTGTTTCAAAAACCAAACTGGGAGATTCAAAACGTGGAAACGAAGGAATTCATTCTCTCCTTTACGAGGCAAGAAATAATGTAATGTACAACAGTGCAGAGGAGCAAAAATTCAAGCAGGCAATCAGAGATATAAACCCTCAAATGGGCCTTGCTCAAATTGttactcttgggagtgaaaagCATCTGAAAGAAACCAGATTCGGGCATAGTCCAGTGGGCTCTTATGTAAGCTACCAGCTAACCCACACAGAGTCCaactttaatgtttgttttgatatttcctCTGTGCCTCGAGGGAGGAAAAATAACCAGCCATTAACTTATCCCAGGTTTCCCTTACGAGATCGTGGACCGCCAACAGTTCAAAACAATCAGCTAACAGCTGCAGAGAGGAACTTGTATGAATCACTATGCATTAATGAGGACATTGTCAATACTATTGAGAATGAGACCAGAGATCAGTCACATTCTGAAAGGTGGAAGCTTGAGCGAAAGTACCGTTTTACAGCATCTCAGTTTTATCTAATTTCCCACAGACAACGCAGTCATGATAAATTTGCTCAAGAAATCATGTGTCCAAAGACATTCCACTCTAGACACACAGCTCATGGGATTAAATATGAGCCAGTAGCGATCGACAGGTATCACAAATACATGCACAGTCAAAAAACACCAGTACATGTTTTCAAAAGTGGATTTGTTGTATGCACTAATTCTCCAATTCTGGGGTGCTCTCCAGATGGAAAGGTAATAGACCCCAACTGTGAAGATCCCTTTGGTCTACTTGAAGTCAAGTGCCCAGAAACAAAGTTTCAAGTGAGTCCCCTTGATGCCTGCTCAGACCCCAAGTTCTTTTGTGAGAGGGTTGGGAACATGTGCAAGCTGAAAAGAACCCATGCTTACTATGCCCAAGTTCAAGGTCAAATGGGCTGTACTGGTGCACAATGGTGTGATTTTGTTGTTTACACCAAAAAAGGAATGTCAGTTGAAAGAATCTCCTTTGACAGAGGTTACTGGGTTGAGCTTCAGGAGAAACTTTGGCAATATTATTTCACACATTTTATTAAGTATGCTGCAGCTGAATTTGCACCATCATGTACAGAAGCTGTTGTGGTTTGTCATTCTACAACAGCATCATCATTATCCTAAGGAGCAAATCTAATAGAGTTGAAGCTCAAAGACAGTGTAAAGTTTAAGTCTGTATCAGAATCACAAACCActcattagttttcatttttacaGGGCTGGTCAAAAGGCATACTGGAGTGGGTCATTACTTCTTTGATCCTTCAAAAAGGTTGTGGACTGTGTAATTTTTGACTTGACATAAGGTGTGGGTTATCTTCTTTTCCCATCTAGGGGGGAGGTCATCTATTTTCTGACCTGCATTTTGGGGTCAGTCAGCTTGTCTTATTACAAAGGGAAGGGGTTAGGTTACGTGCTCAGGTCCACCCCCTGTAATTTTTGACCATTCCTGTAAAGGTATCATAATCATTTCAGCGAttgtgtatttcattgaaaggaAATACAAAGCTCCCGAGACCTCGACAGTGAATATTACTACAACACACCCTTATTTAGCCAAACCATTGAACATTATAACAATGCAAGTTTCAAGGTGTCAATACAAATTAATCCTCTAATCGTCTAAAGCTTCATATTGTGTCAGCTTGTTAAGATAGGGTCTTGAATGTTGCAGAGAAATGCACAAACAGACCACATTTGATTTGCAACACCAAAGAGATTCAGTGGGATAACGCTATCCCATATATGAAAAttcttaattttattaattgcCCGTTCAACATGGATACGCAGTCGTGCAATCTCCTGAGTTCTTACAACATCTTCCGGGGGCATTTGTGTGGATGTTCCCAGGAATGGTGGAATGTTCAAAGACACACCTAAAGGTAAGATGTCACTTATAGTAAAACCTTTATCTGCCATCACAGAGTCTCCTTCAGTAAATGGCAGGTCAAGTATGCCTGACCTTTCTACAATTTCTCTGTCTGACATACTACCTGTATACAGTTGGCTTATGAATGTAATGGCACCAGATGGAGAGATTCCCACTAGCCCCTTTAGTGTAGTATGATTCTTGTAGGTACTGAACAACTCACTATTCAGCAACAAGCTACTGGGCATTGCACACTTCACTTCTGTACAGTCAATAATAACGCGTGTACTGGGATATGCCTTCCTGAAGTCTTCAGGCATTGTTGTGTTAATGGCTTCTCTTGATGGCCAAATGTTAACCACTCCAAATCGAAGATACATAAAATTGATCCAACTAATAATGATCCTACTAATAGTTGCCTGAGAAACATTAAACAGGTGGGAAAGGTGGGTTTCTGCAAATCCCTGTCTCAAGCGACACAAAGTGAGAAAAAATTCTTCTTGTGGTTTGAGTGATATTGGTCTACCTCTCTTTACACCTAATTGCGCTGGATTCTCGTAATGTTCTGAGGGTATCTCATTATCACATGACAACCAGTATCTGACATTTTCTCCATTATCTCCCGGGTCTAAATATTCAAAGGATGCCAGGAATACTTTGTAGTTAGGAAAACCTGTATAAA
This window harbors:
- the LOC138000582 gene encoding uncharacterized protein — its product is MALKSNIHCCVPLCTQRGRVGPKGEQIGFFKFPDEEEMKKRWIHAIRRDVGRFFRISGASKVCSLHFKLSDISKGLGGRMSLKTSAVPSIFAWKQTSPRKRPPPTERPYQQKRKDRPKSVPEKECFSVSSEPKILLSKTPEAVNDIPETGTNETITLGAASTSLDEMPSTEKDLFNNETLKQLRLLENKCADLEKAVSELEDKNEALQSNVFSLSRFTSDEAMLFYTGFPNYKVFLASFEYLDPGDNGENVRYWLSCDNEIPSEHYENPAQLGVKRGRPISLKPQEEFFLTLCRLRQGFAETHLSHLFNVSQATISRIIISWINFMYLRFGVVNIWPSREAINTTMPEDFRKAYPSTRVIIDCTEVKCAMPSSLLLNSELFSTYKNHTTLKGLVGISPSGAITFISQLYTGSMSDREIVERSGILDLPFTEGDSVMADKGFTISDILPLGVSLNIPPFLGTSTQMPPEDVVRTQEIARLRIHVERAINKIKNFHIWDSVIPLNLFGVANQMWSVCAFLCNIQDPILTS
- the LOC138001190 gene encoding uncharacterized protein, giving the protein MAASFAVTLSQDDIPGASLEGRHPAELNNDALRFWLKCRGDKCKGLKTKAQLLKRVDEYIKSGLEDAIVDPDPDLIYTKRKIAREQARSSHDTVASTSINASSTYVSQRQGKIKVNFPSSGWGNSLQKMPFFSRAEMDKFVALTGKSLGCAGKKSVPTGLKKATTFLKDEYLKEIESYSDQIYFFMRCKCYHSFRKNDPPHNVFLALCIVSGEVKDSKCSCVAGSLGYCNHSLALMLKACKFSLYASQNTKDLEHEGDQIPERACTSKLQTWHQKGRGETIYPQPVMDVVVSKTKLGDSKRGNEGIHSLLYEARNNVMYNSAEEQKFKQAIRDINPQMGLAQIVTLGSEKHLKETRFGHSPVGSYVSYQLTHTESNFNVCFDISSVPRGRKNNQPLTYPRFPLRDRGPPTVQNNQLTAAERNLYESLCINEDIVNTIENETRDQSHSERWKLERKYRFTASQFYLISHRQRSHDKFAQEIMCPKTFHSRHTAHGIKYEPVAIDRYHKYMHSQKTPVHVFKSGFVVCTNSPILGCSPDGKVIDPNCEDPFGLLEVKCPETKFQVSPLDACSDPKFFCERVGNMCKLKRTHAYYAQVQGQMGCTGAQWCDFVVYTKKGMSVERISFDRGYWVELQEKLWQYYFTHFIKYAAAEFAPSCTEAVVVCHSTTASSLS